A single genomic interval of Roseomonas aeriglobus harbors:
- a CDS encoding transposase produces MRRGRFTEDQIIGVLREHEAGVKTAELCRKHGISDATFYNWKAKYGGMTVSEAARLRTLEDENRRLKKLLAESMLDVSALKDLLGKN; encoded by the coding sequence ATGCGGCGAGGCCGATTTACCGAGGATCAGATCATTGGCGTGCTGCGCGAGCATGAGGCTGGCGTGAAGACCGCCGAGCTATGCCGGAAGCACGGGATCAGCGACGCGACGTTCTACAACTGGAAGGCGAAGTATGGCGGTATGACCGTGTCAGAGGCGGCGCGGTTGCGGACGCTGGAAGACGAGAACCGCCGGCTGAAGAAGCTGCTGGCGGAGTCGATGCTGGACGTGTCGGCGTTGAAGGATCTGCTGGGAAAAAACTGA